A genomic stretch from Marinifilum sp. JC120 includes:
- a CDS encoding sugar ABC transporter substrate-binding protein produces MLCFPCASHAQKTIVVIPKATILNFWKIVCTGAHEAIKDHDINLIWRGPRVENRAKAQQYLLKHYTKQKVDAIVLAPADKTALNKDIEKAVNAGISVIVIDSPVTTDSPHCYIATNNYKAGEHGAELLFENIKNKGSLLLVGHASTNGASFSRENGFINRIAQLDPGRTIIRLHMRDGSARETRIAVEEILSTIPDIAGIFAVNEPTSDGVLHVLEKQIEQNIPFVASDYNKKLLQGIKNNKIQALITQKPYAMGYFGIKTAVDLINGINIPKQMESPTTIITKDNLELSLTLRCLRKLSTDEKSHCAICFN; encoded by the coding sequence ATACTGTGCTTTCCATGTGCAAGCCATGCGCAAAAAACAATAGTAGTAATTCCCAAAGCCACTATCCTCAACTTCTGGAAAATTGTCTGCACCGGCGCCCACGAAGCCATAAAAGATCACGACATCAATCTTATCTGGCGCGGCCCCAGAGTTGAAAACAGAGCTAAGGCGCAGCAATACCTGCTTAAACACTACACTAAACAAAAAGTGGACGCTATTGTTCTTGCCCCGGCAGACAAAACAGCACTCAATAAAGACATTGAGAAAGCTGTCAATGCAGGAATAAGTGTAATTGTCATAGATTCTCCGGTAACAACAGACTCTCCACATTGCTATATTGCGACAAACAACTACAAAGCAGGAGAACATGGAGCTGAACTGCTCTTCGAAAATATAAAAAACAAAGGTTCGCTACTGTTGGTAGGACATGCATCAACAAACGGAGCTTCTTTTTCTCGGGAAAATGGATTTATAAATAGGATTGCCCAGCTAGATCCAGGCAGGACAATTATCAGGCTGCATATGAGAGACGGCAGTGCAAGAGAAACAAGAATTGCAGTAGAAGAAATCTTATCAACAATCCCCGATATTGCTGGAATATTTGCGGTTAACGAACCCACATCCGATGGAGTTCTTCATGTTCTGGAAAAACAAATAGAACAGAATATCCCTTTTGTGGCTTCCGATTATAATAAGAAACTTCTCCAAGGGATCAAAAATAATAAAATTCAAGCCCTGATCACTCAAAAACCATACGCGATGGGCTACTTCGGAATTAAAACTGCAGTTGATCTGATCAATGGCATAAATATTCCAAAACAAATGGAAAGCCCGACAACTATAATAACCAAAGACAATTTAGAGCTTTCTTTAACCCTGCGCTGTCTGCGAAAACTGTCTACAGATGAAAAATCCCACTGCGCTATCTGCTTTAACTGA
- a CDS encoding glycosyltransferase family 2 protein, with translation MTLLSIIIPNYNYGRFADRFFGSLAAQTMSLADVEVIFVDDGSSDDSLKQARKWALEIECLEFKILTPPRSGRPGPVRNHGLEQATGKYLLCFDPDDELLPEFLATCIGFLEANPKISVVFSDYLETSPHKSFHRSLPDFNPLHLRTQNTIATAALYRRELWDGGVRYRDNTVYEDWEYWVQCLMAGGKFKRIGQPLYIHHVHESNFSHQAEKEDGAAKARIVLNNPGFFHQSVVLWANEHLRGRAHAPSFQRGYIPTADDLLKLSATIRNSEI, from the coding sequence ATGACCCTGCTTTCCATCATCATACCTAATTATAATTACGGACGTTTTGCTGACCGTTTCTTCGGTTCTCTGGCTGCGCAGACCATGTCTCTTGCGGATGTGGAAGTCATTTTTGTGGATGACGGCAGCAGCGATGATTCTCTTAAACAGGCCCGTAAATGGGCTCTAGAGATTGAGTGCCTTGAATTCAAAATCCTGACCCCGCCGAGGTCCGGCAGGCCCGGTCCGGTGCGCAACCACGGTTTGGAGCAGGCCACGGGCAAATATTTGCTCTGCTTTGATCCTGATGATGAGCTGCTACCGGAATTTCTGGCAACCTGTATTGGTTTTTTGGAAGCCAATCCGAAAATTTCTGTCGTTTTCAGCGACTATCTTGAAACCAGTCCGCATAAGTCCTTCCATCGTTCCCTGCCGGATTTTAATCCTCTTCATTTGCGGACCCAGAACACCATTGCAACAGCCGCACTTTATCGCCGGGAATTGTGGGACGGAGGCGTTCGCTACCGGGACAACACCGTTTATGAAGATTGGGAGTATTGGGTGCAGTGTTTGATGGCCGGAGGCAAATTTAAGCGTATTGGACAGCCCCTCTATATTCATCATGTGCACGAGAGCAATTTTTCCCATCAGGCGGAAAAAGAGGACGGCGCAGCCAAGGCCCGCATTGTTTTGAATAATCCCGGATTTTTCCACCAGTCCGTAGTCCTGTGGGCCAATGAGCATTTGCGCGGGCGTGCCCATGCTCCTTCTTTTCAGCGAGGCTACATTCCTACTGCTGACGATCTCCTGAAGCTTTCAGCCACGATCAGGAACAGCGAGATATAA
- a CDS encoding peptidase M15: protein MRFIKRIILFVVLSALLPVAVAFSGGNELPDEFCYLDKIIPDAVYDARYFSSNNFVGEPIDGYHVSRIILTRDAAAALAGVQNDLAPFGLGLKIFDGYRPQDAVLHFVRWAKDLGDIRMKQQYYPDVQKKNLFRDGYIAAKSGHSRGSTVDLTIIDLKTGQELDMGTGFDYFGPKSWPNNKDMSLQVRANRALLRETMVRNGFKPLKEEWWHFTLEFEPFAETYFNFSVK, encoded by the coding sequence ATGCGTTTTATAAAAAGGATCATATTGTTTGTTGTTCTGAGTGCGCTTTTGCCGGTGGCGGTTGCTTTTAGTGGTGGAAATGAGTTGCCGGATGAGTTTTGTTATCTTGATAAAATTATTCCTGATGCTGTTTATGATGCCCGTTATTTCAGCAGCAATAATTTTGTCGGTGAACCTATCGACGGTTATCATGTTTCGCGCATCATCCTCACTCGTGATGCTGCCGCAGCCCTTGCCGGGGTGCAAAATGATCTTGCTCCGTTCGGTCTGGGGTTGAAGATTTTTGACGGCTACCGCCCACAGGATGCTGTGCTTCATTTTGTGCGCTGGGCAAAGGATCTGGGCGATATCCGTATGAAGCAGCAATACTACCCGGATGTGCAGAAAAAGAATCTTTTTCGAGACGGGTACATTGCTGCAAAATCCGGCCATTCCAGAGGTTCCACTGTGGACCTGACTATTATTGACCTTAAGACTGGGCAAGAACTGGATATGGGGACGGGTTTTGATTATTTCGGCCCCAAATCATGGCCGAATAACAAAGATATGAGTTTGCAAGTACGGGCCAACCGCGCTCTACTGCGCGAGACAATGGTCCGTAACGGATTCAAGCCTCTGAAGGAAGAGTGGTGGCATTTTACACTTGAATTTGAACCTTTTGCAGAAACTTATTTCAATTTCTCAGTCAAGTAG
- a CDS encoding multidrug resistance efflux transporter family protein has product MQIILTGVLAALFFSTTFVLNRAMSIEGGHWVWSASLRYFWMLGFLFVGLGIFRRKLLVRSFKLYLKHLKFWTLAGGVGFGVFYALITFSASYTPGWVVAATWQTTILATPLVLLGFGKKIPLRAMLLTLIIFAGVLLVNIESMEQSSLNAVLFGAIPVFIAAFAYPFGNQLVWEARNGGSGRIPALDDPAMDDPFCRVLLLTLGSLPLWAGLILFTQPPLPQSGQIFNTALVAIFSGIAATSLFLYARHKARNAAELAAADCTQSMEVLFSLAGEVVLLHGILPGMLGWSGIGLTMLGLVLYIRVQNVR; this is encoded by the coding sequence ATGCAGATTATCCTGACCGGAGTTCTTGCGGCTTTGTTCTTCAGCACCACTTTTGTACTTAACCGGGCCATGAGTATTGAGGGCGGGCATTGGGTTTGGTCAGCCAGCCTGCGCTATTTTTGGATGTTGGGATTTCTTTTTGTCGGTCTGGGGATTTTTCGTCGTAAACTGTTAGTCCGTTCTTTCAAACTTTATCTTAAACATTTGAAGTTCTGGACTCTTGCTGGTGGGGTCGGATTCGGTGTTTTTTACGCCCTGATCACCTTCAGCGCGTCATACACACCCGGCTGGGTTGTGGCCGCCACATGGCAGACCACCATCCTTGCCACACCGTTGGTTTTGTTGGGATTCGGCAAGAAGATCCCCTTGCGGGCAATGTTGTTGACCCTGATAATCTTCGCCGGAGTGCTGCTGGTTAATATTGAGAGTATGGAGCAAAGTTCGTTGAACGCTGTCCTGTTTGGGGCGATTCCTGTGTTTATCGCCGCTTTTGCCTATCCTTTCGGGAATCAGCTGGTCTGGGAAGCACGTAACGGCGGTAGCGGGCGCATTCCAGCTCTGGATGATCCGGCTATGGATGATCCGTTCTGCCGCGTATTATTGCTGACTCTTGGTTCCTTGCCTCTCTGGGCCGGGCTGATTCTTTTTACCCAGCCTCCATTGCCCCAAAGCGGGCAGATTTTTAATACCGCTCTTGTTGCTATATTTTCCGGCATTGCCGCGACCAGTCTGTTTCTCTACGCCCGACACAAGGCCCGGAACGCAGCTGAACTGGCCGCAGCAGATTGCACTCAATCCATGGAAGTGCTTTTTTCGCTAGCCGGGGAGGTCGTTCTTCTACATGGAATCCTGCCCGGAATGCTGGGCTGGTCCGGTATCGGACTGACCATGCTGGGACTCGTACTTTATATTCGGGTCCAGAATGTGCGCTAA
- a CDS encoding VacJ family lipoprotein, which produces MRKLFSLALLFLLLQGCATISKNDPSLNLKPQGFIAPVSHAPIAGQHKTKNADLEFLDVYDPWDSMNRHIYSFNARFDRAIYIPAVDVYTTILPSPVRKGVTNAVDNLNEVKSFTNGILQFNGDKTTRAFSRFVINSSIGLLGIFDVATMWDIKRMETGFADTLGVWGVPPGPYVVLPLLGPSSVRDTGGSLGDFALLWYEMNWVYDLAGVEEGRTAIGIGESTIRGLNLRANVPFRYYQTGSPFEYDLVRFLYTKKRELDMEREELGSSTEGKPYMKKEFDTPRRNREPVKQ; this is translated from the coding sequence ATGAGAAAATTATTCAGCTTAGCTCTGCTCTTTCTTCTGCTTCAAGGGTGCGCCACAATCAGCAAAAATGATCCGTCGCTAAACTTGAAACCGCAAGGATTCATTGCTCCGGTCTCCCATGCCCCCATAGCAGGGCAGCACAAAACCAAGAATGCGGATCTGGAATTTCTTGATGTTTATGACCCGTGGGATTCCATGAACCGCCACATTTATTCTTTTAACGCCCGCTTTGACCGGGCCATCTACATTCCGGCGGTGGATGTCTATACCACCATCCTGCCCTCTCCGGTACGTAAGGGCGTGACCAATGCAGTAGATAACCTGAACGAAGTTAAGTCTTTCACCAATGGCATCCTGCAATTTAATGGAGACAAGACCACACGGGCCTTCTCCCGTTTCGTGATCAACTCATCCATAGGTCTTCTGGGGATATTCGATGTAGCCACCATGTGGGACATAAAAAGAATGGAAACCGGATTCGCGGACACCCTCGGCGTATGGGGAGTTCCGCCCGGGCCTTACGTTGTTCTTCCCTTGCTCGGTCCTTCCAGCGTGAGAGACACTGGCGGTTCACTGGGTGATTTTGCCCTGCTATGGTACGAAATGAACTGGGTCTACGATCTTGCCGGGGTTGAAGAAGGACGTACAGCCATAGGTATCGGGGAATCAACAATTCGCGGGCTGAACCTGCGCGCCAACGTACCTTTCCGCTACTACCAGACAGGTTCACCATTTGAGTACGATCTGGTCCGCTTCCTGTACACCAAGAAACGTGAGCTTGATATGGAACGCGAAGAATTGGGTTCTTCCACCGAGGGCAAGCCGTACATGAAAAAGGAATTTGATACCCCTCGCAGAAACCGAGAGCCAGTTAAACAATAA
- a CDS encoding helix-turn-helix domain-containing protein gives MNVAVLAYDNCLVSAVSGVLEILSIANSLALESGCDEQFSGLEIVSPDGKSVTGYVGIPLLVSGSIQDVKPDILVIPPVFGEVGVLLENVPLIERITELARKGTVLASACAGSFLIAQAGLLEGKPATTHWKLAPDFENRFENVNLQARRMLIDGGSYICAGGAMAWQDLALHIVARFMSREISSACAKVLVMDSTRDVQTPYFMFESKSVEGGFADKEIIRVQEWMQENYQFASNIKSLAVRAGLGERTFLRRFKRSTGMTPNNYLQQLRIEAARHLLEVSSKGVEEITSLVGYDNPSSFRRLFKTMTGLSPREYRSRFSRLG, from the coding sequence ATGAATGTTGCAGTTCTTGCTTATGATAATTGTCTGGTCAGTGCGGTTTCCGGGGTGCTTGAAATTCTGAGTATCGCTAATTCACTTGCGCTGGAGTCCGGTTGCGACGAGCAGTTTAGCGGTTTGGAAATAGTCAGCCCGGACGGGAAAAGCGTAACCGGATATGTGGGGATTCCTTTGCTTGTCAGCGGGAGTATTCAGGATGTTAAGCCCGATATTCTGGTCATTCCTCCGGTTTTTGGTGAAGTCGGGGTGCTGCTGGAAAACGTACCGCTCATAGAACGCATTACTGAGCTTGCGAGGAAAGGGACTGTTCTTGCCTCGGCTTGTGCCGGATCATTTCTTATTGCGCAGGCCGGATTACTGGAAGGCAAACCTGCCACTACTCACTGGAAGTTAGCCCCGGATTTTGAGAATCGTTTTGAAAACGTGAATCTTCAAGCCCGGCGCATGCTTATCGACGGTGGAAGCTATATCTGTGCCGGGGGAGCAATGGCTTGGCAGGATCTTGCCTTGCACATAGTTGCCCGGTTTATGAGCAGGGAAATCTCCTCAGCTTGCGCCAAGGTGCTGGTTATGGATTCCACCCGTGATGTGCAGACTCCCTATTTTATGTTCGAAAGCAAGTCTGTGGAGGGAGGTTTTGCGGATAAGGAAATTATCCGGGTTCAGGAGTGGATGCAGGAGAACTATCAGTTCGCATCAAATATAAAGTCTTTGGCCGTAAGGGCGGGCCTTGGTGAGCGAACATTTCTACGCCGTTTTAAACGGTCCACAGGTATGACTCCCAACAATTATTTACAGCAGTTACGTATTGAGGCTGCCCGTCACTTGCTTGAGGTAAGCTCCAAGGGAGTGGAGGAAATTACCTCGCTGGTCGGCTATGATAATCCATCATCATTTCGTAGGTTGTTCAAGACTATGACGGGCTTAAGTCCACGTGAATACCGCAGCCGTTTTAGCAGATTGGGCTAG
- the phrB gene encoding deoxyribodipyrimidine photo-lyase, which produces MIKVDGRRIHQLNSAEKSDGPIIYWMSREQRVRDNWGLLHAYELTEGRVPLIVVFCLAPSFLGATLRHYDFMLKGLQQVERDLRCLGYDFVLLSGAPDKVLPEFVSKVRAGAVVTDFDPLRIKRQWQDNLSRIINIPLIEVDGHNVVPVRFVTDKREYGARTIRPKIHRQLPEFLEEFPEFGPNGIRGDNFPAVDWEQVRKCIVVDELVGPVDLPSGEAFAHAALNEFVAYGLGDYADKRNDPNAEATSRLSAYYHFGQLAPQRAALIVADCLPGEGAQSYLEELIVRRELADNFCLHTPNYDSLDSAPEWALKTLAEHSADARAYLYTYDYFEQSRTHSALWNAAQNQMVRSGFMHGYMRMFWAKKILEWSASPEDALKITIALNDRYELDGRDPNGYVGALWSVAGLHDRGWKKRPVFGSIRYMNERGCRRKFDVDTYIEKWNSVV; this is translated from the coding sequence ATGATTAAAGTAGACGGCAGGAGAATTCATCAGCTCAATTCTGCTGAAAAATCTGATGGGCCGATAATTTACTGGATGAGCCGGGAACAACGCGTTCGTGACAATTGGGGGTTGCTTCATGCTTATGAACTTACCGAGGGCAGAGTTCCTCTAATCGTTGTCTTTTGTCTTGCTCCGTCATTTTTGGGAGCGACCCTGCGTCATTATGACTTTATGCTTAAGGGATTGCAGCAGGTTGAGAGGGATTTGAGGTGTTTGGGCTATGATTTTGTCCTGCTAAGCGGAGCCCCGGATAAAGTATTGCCGGAATTTGTCAGTAAGGTCAGGGCAGGGGCGGTGGTTACTGACTTTGATCCTCTGCGCATCAAGCGACAATGGCAGGATAATCTTAGTCGAATCATTAATATTCCGTTAATCGAGGTAGATGGGCATAATGTGGTGCCGGTTCGTTTTGTTACCGACAAGCGGGAGTATGGAGCACGAACTATCAGGCCGAAGATTCATAGACAGCTTCCAGAGTTTTTGGAGGAATTTCCAGAGTTTGGTCCAAACGGGATAAGAGGAGATAATTTTCCTGCCGTAGATTGGGAGCAGGTAAGAAAATGTATTGTCGTTGACGAATTAGTCGGTCCCGTTGACCTTCCTTCCGGCGAAGCTTTTGCCCATGCGGCATTAAATGAGTTTGTGGCTTACGGACTTGGGGATTATGCCGATAAACGAAATGACCCTAATGCCGAAGCAACCTCACGACTTTCAGCCTATTATCATTTTGGGCAGCTTGCTCCGCAGCGGGCTGCATTGATTGTCGCTGACTGTCTTCCGGGAGAGGGAGCGCAGTCATATCTCGAAGAACTCATCGTCCGTCGTGAACTTGCGGATAATTTTTGCTTGCATACTCCGAATTATGATTCGCTGGATTCAGCCCCAGAGTGGGCGTTGAAGACTTTAGCGGAGCACTCTGCCGATGCTCGGGCCTACCTTTATACTTATGATTATTTCGAGCAGTCCCGCACCCATTCCGCGCTTTGGAATGCAGCCCAGAATCAAATGGTGCGATCAGGATTCATGCATGGTTACATGCGTATGTTTTGGGCCAAGAAGATTTTGGAATGGTCAGCATCACCGGAAGATGCTTTAAAAATCACCATAGCTCTTAATGATCGTTATGAACTGGATGGGCGTGATCCTAATGGTTACGTGGGGGCGCTTTGGTCCGTTGCGGGTCTGCATGACCGAGGATGGAAAAAACGTCCTGTATTTGGTTCTATCCGCTATATGAATGAGCGGGGGTGCCGCCGGAAATTTGATGTTGATACATATATTGAGAAATGGAACTCTGTTGTATGA
- a CDS encoding cysteine hydrolase, which translates to MSKRALIIIDIQNDYFPGGKFPLDNSEKAGAKAAKTLEYFRNTGQSVIHIQHISVKEGAFFFLPETKGAEIHNCVKPQETETVILKNFPNSFRETNLKAELKALEVEELVITGMMSNMCVDATTRAAADMGYKCTVVHDACCGASLEFDGVKAGAAEVHAGFMGSLGMFYAQMVSAEEFIA; encoded by the coding sequence ATGAGCAAAAGAGCACTCATCATCATTGATATCCAGAACGACTATTTCCCCGGCGGAAAATTCCCCCTCGACAACAGCGAAAAAGCCGGGGCCAAGGCTGCAAAAACCCTCGAATATTTCAGGAATACCGGACAATCAGTAATCCACATCCAGCATATTTCCGTAAAAGAAGGAGCATTCTTCTTTCTGCCTGAAACCAAAGGGGCTGAAATCCACAACTGCGTCAAACCGCAGGAAACCGAAACTGTAATTCTTAAGAATTTTCCCAACAGCTTTCGGGAAACCAACCTTAAGGCTGAACTCAAAGCGCTGGAAGTAGAAGAATTGGTGATAACCGGAATGATGAGCAACATGTGCGTGGACGCCACCACCCGGGCAGCTGCGGACATGGGCTACAAATGCACAGTTGTGCATGACGCATGCTGCGGGGCCAGCCTTGAATTTGATGGAGTGAAAGCCGGGGCAGCTGAAGTCCATGCAGGATTTATGGGTTCACTTGGTATGTTCTATGCGCAAATGGTCAGCGCGGAAGAATTTATAGCTTAG
- a CDS encoding DUF4198 domain-containing protein produces the protein MFKKLLSFILVFSVLVPAAASAHSLYIQAGRYHVDEGKKSPLFFCYGHHIPVDDAVRMKKLNHITVQKPDSNTYGIKLRDEKSLHSYIIDYDMPGTYVLTAATNPGHFTTWLDKKERKRHSIKPMSSVADRASKIVTSLRSSQWTKTYVVCENPSAVFPAVVGMPMELVPAQDVSMLKKGEVLEMQVYMDGKPYHGDGYWDATYNGFSTQSEDMYIQRQEISDGKIKLPIDVTGRWFVRFFTKKKPAKASPDFLQEKKTATLVFEVPNERIRSKLDSH, from the coding sequence ATGTTTAAAAAATTGCTCTCATTTATTTTGGTTTTCAGTGTGCTTGTTCCTGCTGCGGCTTCAGCCCATTCCTTGTATATTCAGGCTGGGCGTTACCATGTTGACGAAGGAAAAAAGTCACCGCTGTTTTTTTGCTACGGTCATCATATCCCGGTTGATGATGCTGTGCGCATGAAAAAGCTTAATCACATTACGGTGCAGAAGCCTGATTCCAATACTTACGGGATTAAGCTTCGGGATGAAAAATCATTGCACTCATATATTATTGATTACGACATGCCCGGAACATATGTTCTGACCGCTGCCACTAATCCCGGTCATTTTACAACTTGGCTGGATAAGAAAGAGCGCAAGCGTCATTCCATCAAGCCCATGAGCAGCGTGGCTGATCGGGCTTCAAAGATTGTGACCAGCTTGCGCAGTAGTCAGTGGACCAAGACTTACGTGGTCTGCGAAAATCCTTCCGCAGTGTTCCCGGCAGTTGTGGGTATGCCCATGGAACTGGTCCCTGCACAGGATGTGTCTATGCTCAAGAAAGGTGAGGTGCTGGAAATGCAGGTCTACATGGACGGCAAACCCTACCATGGTGACGGCTATTGGGATGCAACCTACAACGGTTTTTCCACTCAGTCTGAGGATATGTACATCCAGCGTCAGGAGATTTCAGATGGCAAAATAAAGTTGCCCATTGATGTGACCGGAAGATGGTTTGTGCGTTTCTTCACCAAGAAGAAGCCGGCAAAAGCAAGCCCAGATTTCTTACAGGAGAAGAAAACGGCAACTTTGGTTTTCGAAGTGCCTAACGAGCGTATACGGTCTAAACTTGATAGTCATTAA
- the msrB gene encoding peptide-methionine (R)-S-oxide reductase: protein MIKLLSVLLLVVLGAGQAFATENKGEENMQKVVENHEIATLAGGCFWCVESDLEKVPGVLEVVSGYSGGHVEDPTYEQVSAGNTGHLEVVQVRFDPKQVSYEEILRIFLKHHDPTDPGGSFNDRGRQYTSAVFYHTDEQREIAGLVLADMDDSGVFDRPLATKLLPFEKFYRAEEYHQDYYKKNPVRYNWYRFMSGRDSFIEEHWNEKEGRNDSAGEVDGYKRPDDAQLKEILTPIQFKVVREDGTEPAFSNEFWDNHQEGIYVDIVSGEPLFSSRDKFDSGTGWPSFTRPIAEQGVVEKKDRSFFMTRIEVRSRKADSHLGHVFDDGPQPTGLRYCINSASLRFVPVGELEAEGYGEYLKQFK, encoded by the coding sequence ATGATAAAATTACTGTCAGTACTTTTACTTGTTGTTTTGGGTGCGGGTCAGGCGTTTGCCACTGAAAATAAGGGGGAAGAAAATATGCAGAAAGTAGTGGAAAACCATGAAATTGCAACTCTTGCCGGGGGCTGTTTCTGGTGCGTTGAGTCTGATTTGGAAAAAGTGCCCGGTGTGCTTGAAGTCGTTTCCGGTTATTCCGGCGGGCATGTAGAAGACCCTACCTATGAGCAGGTCAGTGCCGGGAATACTGGACATCTGGAAGTTGTTCAGGTTCGCTTTGACCCTAAGCAGGTAAGTTATGAAGAAATCCTGCGGATATTCCTAAAGCACCATGACCCCACTGATCCGGGGGGATCATTTAACGACCGGGGCAGACAGTATACGTCGGCTGTTTTTTATCACACCGATGAGCAGAGGGAGATTGCCGGGCTGGTGTTGGCAGATATGGATGATTCTGGTGTTTTTGATCGTCCTCTTGCCACAAAGTTACTGCCTTTTGAAAAGTTTTACCGGGCCGAGGAATACCATCAGGATTACTACAAGAAAAATCCTGTACGCTACAATTGGTACCGCTTCATGTCCGGTCGGGATTCATTTATAGAGGAGCATTGGAACGAAAAGGAAGGCCGCAATGATTCTGCTGGCGAAGTTGACGGTTACAAGCGTCCCGATGATGCACAGCTTAAGGAAATATTGACGCCAATACAGTTCAAGGTGGTTCGCGAGGATGGCACTGAGCCTGCGTTCAGCAATGAGTTCTGGGATAATCACCAAGAAGGCATTTACGTGGATATTGTTTCCGGTGAGCCTCTTTTCAGTTCGCGTGATAAGTTTGATTCCGGTACGGGCTGGCCCAGCTTTACCCGGCCTATTGCAGAGCAGGGTGTGGTTGAAAAGAAGGACCGTTCTTTTTTTATGACCCGCATTGAGGTTCGTTCCCGCAAGGCGGATTCCCATCTGGGGCATGTTTTTGATGACGGACCCCAGCCCACAGGATTGCGTTATTGCATCAATTCCGCATCTCTCAGGTTTGTTCCAGTAGGAGAGCTGGAAGCCGAAGGGTACGGAGAATATTTGAAGCAGTTCAAGTAA
- a CDS encoding alpha/beta hydrolase: protein MKKAFMGLEKRILFLFLILLIPLLCMVRPVAAETVQFPIADPYKATIFGTPPELMYKLKEPTKPDECEIVIEDRNIPDIFWYNEKFYYSTAMQEEEAPLLFIIAGTGSEHDSTKMRFLTQLFHEAGFHVVALSSPTHMNFVVSFSKYGAPGYVPHDVEDLYRAIKWIKADLERDYEIRNISITGYSLGALHSAFLAKLDEERKDFRFRRVLMLNPPVSLYTSALRFDSWLSPENLGNKTPRQVIDDLIEAFSEIYVHSDIVDLDDNFLYALSQHTDFSDMDMKAIIAAAFRMSSSSMIFSSDVCLNAGYVVPVNKQLGVGDNLMPYTRVAAAITFNDYVDEYLLPYLQFLKPGSTKGELVRNCDLGSIKEYLSKSDKIFVLGNEDDIILNSADVDFLRETFGDRAILFPRGGHCGNMMFKPYALKAQELLR from the coding sequence ATGAAAAAAGCATTTATGGGTCTGGAAAAACGAATTTTATTTTTATTCTTAATATTGCTGATTCCGCTACTATGCATGGTCCGCCCTGTAGCAGCTGAAACGGTGCAATTTCCCATTGCCGACCCGTACAAGGCTACTATCTTCGGCACTCCGCCGGAATTAATGTATAAATTAAAAGAGCCGACCAAGCCGGATGAATGCGAAATAGTCATTGAAGACCGCAATATTCCGGACATTTTCTGGTATAATGAAAAATTTTACTATTCCACGGCCATGCAGGAAGAAGAAGCCCCGTTGCTTTTCATCATTGCCGGAACAGGATCGGAGCACGACTCCACGAAAATGCGTTTCCTTACCCAGCTTTTCCACGAAGCCGGATTCCACGTAGTCGCTCTTTCATCTCCAACACATATGAATTTCGTAGTCAGTTTTTCTAAATACGGTGCCCCCGGCTACGTTCCCCACGATGTGGAAGACTTATACAGGGCCATAAAATGGATCAAGGCTGATCTCGAGAGGGATTACGAAATCAGAAATATCAGTATCACCGGATACAGCCTCGGAGCCTTGCACTCAGCCTTCCTCGCCAAGCTGGATGAAGAACGCAAAGACTTCCGTTTCCGGCGGGTACTGATGCTCAACCCTCCGGTAAGCCTGTATACTTCCGCCCTGCGCTTTGATTCATGGCTTAGCCCGGAAAATCTCGGCAACAAGACACCCCGCCAAGTCATTGACGACCTCATCGAAGCTTTTTCTGAAATTTACGTCCATTCCGACATTGTCGACCTTGATGATAACTTTCTCTACGCGCTTTCACAGCATACTGATTTCTCCGATATGGACATGAAAGCAATTATTGCCGCTGCGTTCAGGATGTCATCCTCAAGCATGATCTTCAGTTCCGATGTCTGCCTCAATGCCGGGTATGTCGTCCCGGTAAACAAACAGCTTGGTGTGGGCGACAACCTCATGCCTTACACACGGGTAGCAGCGGCCATCACCTTTAATGACTATGTGGATGAATATCTGCTGCCCTACCTGCAATTCCTCAAGCCGGGGAGCACAAAAGGTGAACTGGTCCGAAACTGCGATCTCGGCAGTATTAAGGAGTACCTGAGCAAATCGGATAAAATTTTCGTACTGGGAAATGAGGACGATATAATTCTGAACAGCGCGGATGTGGATTTCCTGCGGGAAACTTTCGGGGACCGGGCTATTCTCTTTCCCCGCGGAGGACATTGCGGCAACATGATGTTTAAACCATATGCCCTGAAAGCGCAGGAGCTGCTCCGATGA